AGAATACATTATTCATCCCAGCCCAGTTTAGCTTCAGTATTTTTAACTGATATGAACTTCAAAGAAGTTTTGAAAGGCGGGAATAAAATCCATTAAAAGTCGTTATATAAAAACAATCCATGAATGGCAGTCCGTTGCAATCCTTGAGAACAATTAAAGGCAATAAGAATGAGAGGAAGAATGAGGCTTAAGGGATGTACATCATGCCCCACTGTTTCTGGCCTCATTACAGGGGTTAATGAAGGCAAGGAGcctgagtctctctctctctgtctctccctcactccctttctctctccctctctctctctccctttctctctctccaggcTCTGCGGTTCTGCAGGGACTCAACGTAATTCTATGGCCCAGAAACCTACTTCTGCTGTAGGTTCACAGACTGACACAGCAGATGACACCAGAAGCAAcgacacacagaaaaacatggaCTCAGAAATGCATCCACCTGTGCGAATGtgtaacgcacacacacacacacacacacacacacacacacacacacacacacacacacacacacacacacacacacacacacacacacacacacacacacacacacacacacacacacacacttcttaaCCCTTCAAGTAACATTATCCTGCTGTAATTACCTTCAGCGCACTCCTGATATTCAATAATGTATATTCAAGGGTCATTAACATGCAGTTTCTCTCACCAGTCACCCAATCCCTTCCGCTTTCACTCGTAAAtattctatttcattttcattcagatcTACATAGAAATAGTTGTCCTTATTGaggtttatttgttgttatattaAGCTGATTCCCTCGGTGTGTTTTAGCATGGATTAACCACATTGCATAGGGGGTTTGAATATTCAACAAGCTTATAGTGTTTTCTGAGACCTTTCACCTATTCAGAAAGAAACAGGAGGCTGTTCAAGACGTGTCCAGAATGTTCTCTCATGAATGAAACACACATGGGCACTCTCAATCCAGTGCAAATGTGCTTCAGACCTTCAAATCTGTTTCTCCCATCGAGCTTTAAAATCCATCATTCTCCAAGTTGTTGTCCTCAAAAACGTGGCATAATCGCAAACTCTCCTACATGCATTAACCCACGCATtcatacacaaaaacaagaggAGAAGTGAGGTTCTGCACTCAACCCAACCCAGCAAATTTGGCACTGAGCATGTTACCATGCCTACAGGGCCAATCAATACCGtgtctaaaaatagaaataccATAATAGTGTTACTTCCCATCGCAAAGGGGTGACCAGGGAGAGACGCATTTATTGTGTAATCTCCAAGATAATCGTAACCAGTGGCGACAACACAGTAAGTGGGCATTGAGCAAAAGCGTGAgtttaatcccccccccctaACAGGAGCTTTCTCAAAGCAAACCTGATCCTGGGGATTTTATTGGCTGGTGCTGGGCTCTAACAGCAGGGCAGGGTTAACAGTGGATCGTTAAATAGACTGCATGGCTTCAGAGACACGAGGACATGCCAGGGCCAACACATGAAAATGAATCGGGATAAATGCTTACACAGAGTACTAAGATGGCAATTAAGAATGAAAAGCCCACTGTACAAAGGCCATATTCATGAGGATGAGTCACAAAGTGGCTATTAAGGAGATGATTACTGTGCAACACAAAATGGCAGGACGCCCTTAACGTCCGACACAATCTGTTTCATAATAAATGTTGTCGTTCTGATGATGCTGTGAGGGTGAAAACTGTTCTGTGTCGGTACATTCGATAACTTGGAGCTACAGCATGACCTAGACCGGCAGAGAGAGCGGtgcagacaaacagaaacaatgatGATTGAGGATGGCATGAGAGATAGAGAGGTGACACGAAGGCAAACATGTCACACATATAACCAGAGACCCTGACATACTGGCAGAGATGTCATTTTCCTTTGTGTGGCTTCCCTTCATAAACATGGGAGTGTGCCAGTGCAGAGAAAGTGTGTCTGACCTCGTTTCACTGTAGCACAGGCCAAGTTCAGCCATTTCCACATTAGTGCTGTAGTGGAGAATATGTGCATGGATCTATAACTATGTACACACACTACAGTtccattttaaagtgtgttctTTTTAAAGCCTCTCACCTGCACTGCTGAGAAAAAACTTGAGTAAATATGTAGGAGGACTATAAAGGGGCCGTGACTCAGATCTGTTTTCGAAGGCAAAGACCTGGCACACATCGCAGCAGCGGGTGAGAACCCAGACTTCATTCATAGATTTCTTTCATCTTTACCTTCTCTTGACCCCTTTCAGTCTCTGTGTCACTCTCGCTACAGCTGTGAACAGGGACACAAACGCTCTTCATTCACTCAAGGAATGAGAGTGTGGTCATAAAATATTCAAGCATTTTTTCATCCTACCGGCCTGTTGCGCTTTGTTTTCTCCTCTCCAAGCAACACAATTGCAAACGCACCATCGTCCTCAATGAATGTTAAGATTTTGAATCTTCACAACAGCAATACAAAAACTCATTCTTATCTCAGTGACTGGTGTATTCACTTCAATGGAAGCACTCATAATGTTTGACACTTGCAACAAAACATCAGCTCCCGCTTATTGCACCACCAACAATGAAATTGAAGCTGGAAGATTTAGAAACACTGCTACATCAAAAGCAGGCAAACAATCAGAAATGGCAGCCAAAGGTTTGTCTGATGTTCTCTTAAACCGTAAAAGGCTTAGTGTTGCCCCCCACAACACTAACAATGGTAACAAAATGGGGCGTTTATCTTCTAACATCAACTCAAAAGGAtagtgtttttcttcacatttccCTCACACAGTACCAATAACGGTGATATTTTGACCATAGATTTCTCACCAGTTTCCCCTCCAGCGTGTAGATCTTCTTTACTATTCCGGAGTCCAGCTTGATGGCATCAGTAATATCGGTCAGGACTTGTTCGTAAGAATGGGCCGTCTTCTTGTTCAGCAGGATCCTCACAGTTTTGCGGGGCTTCACTCCGCTCCGAACTACGGACACAAGCTTTGGACGTATGAAGTCCTTGGTTTCACGACTCTCGGAGCACCAGCCTTGGCACTGCCCAGGGAGGGAGGCCCGCGGGAGGAAGCAGCTGAGGCCTTGACGTTCACCGACCAGTTGGGGTTCACGTTTTTTGTGTAATCCAACTTTTTGTAAGCTTCGATGGAGCTGCACACATAGCTTTCACCTGTTGGGGTTACGATAGAAGGGGAGAAAAGAAGGATCGATCACTTTAAAGAGCAACATTTACAATTATATGAGCtactaaaacaacaacagcaatgagATTCTCTTTTGAGAGAACGAAATTGTGAAGAATATGGTTGtattcagagaaaaaaggaacaaagaaaGGGAGCAGATCAAGGCTGTCTATTTTGCATTGTGTAACATCTCTTAAATAGGCTTCTTTTATTCTAGACAGCATAACATAACAGCAATACATAAACTCAACCCTATAAAATATACTGATTTAGGATAGTCTGTAGCTTTTGTTCTATTTACTACATAAACTTTACTGGCCtgtatttttaaaccaaaaataatataaacaactTGTAGCTCTTCCCATGTCACTTCCTAAAGAGTAAAACTATTTAAGAGAGCTAATCTGAGACGAAACATATGTCTGGATCACCATATGGCCCCCAAATGACTGATATAATCTTCACCATAATAATCTACAGCGTGATTAGTGAGTATATGAAGCAGTGCCCATAAGAAACAGCTTATTAAGCATGATGTTAAACCTGTAAATTATTGCTCACTAAACATTTTCTGTAGTATTTGGGTTTGTGTAACAAGAAACATGGCATGGCAGCTGAGGATCAGGCAGTGGTTGCTAGAAAGACAGATTAGGCTACATTATGCTAACAAGGCCGTGAATCCCCCAGGTGTGCTGTAAAGTTGTGTAGGGTACCCACCTTCTACCAGCTGCTCAATACTTGCGATCTTCTTGCAGCCATCCAGGGTGTAGATGGTCCGGACGCCCTGTGGCAGGTTGACGTTGTCGGACAGGGAGCGGGTCAGGTCCGCCAGCAGGGCGTCAAAGGTCCGGAACCTGTCTGCGGAGATGGCGTAGACTATCCCGTTGAAGTACCGGTCTCCGTTGCGGTAGAAGCGGACTTTCTTGGCTCTCCTCTCCGTAGTCAGAGTCTTCAGGGTCCGGGTCCGGTACAGGCTGCAGTGGGCGCTGTGAGTGGGACTCGGCACCCCGTTTAACTTCGCACTGGACCGGCCGTGCCTCTGACCTTTGTCCCGGTCGTCGAAATGCTCCATCTCCATTTCTCGGTCGAGACTCACAAGTACGGCTGTACTGTCTAAGGGAGGACAAACAGGAGGACGGTAAGGCTTCGGTGAAaagtttttctttaagtaaacaaaaacaaacggTGTCGAAAAAGACAGAAACCGACCGAGGAGAGGTTTGGACGGGCTGGTAAAGTCCGTCGCTGGTGCTCTGTCTGAAAATAACTCCCTAATGACAGATTAAGAGCTTTTAAGCCGAGCAGCGGACAGCGTACCTCATGACGACCCGCACTGTCTGTCGGAGTGAGTTCCTCTGAGTCgcagatggatggagagagagcgGCAGTCACGAATCAATAATAGCCTATTAATTTGTTCGTGATAGATATTCAGAAACACGGGATCGGCCCAGCATAAAAGAACGATGACAAAATAATTatcacttaaataaaaaacgaaatatgaaatg
This Eleginops maclovinus isolate JMC-PN-2008 ecotype Puerto Natales chromosome 11, JC_Emac_rtc_rv5, whole genome shotgun sequence DNA region includes the following protein-coding sequences:
- the LOC134872217 gene encoding LOW QUALITY PROTEIN: serine/threonine-protein kinase DCLK1-like (The sequence of the model RefSeq protein was modified relative to this genomic sequence to represent the inferred CDS: inserted 1 base in 1 codon), which translates into the protein MLGNKTSVTLEVTVTEALIAHVDSTAVLVSLDREMEMEHFDDRDKGQRHGRSSAKLNGVPSPTHSAHCSLYRTRTLKTLTTERRAKKVRFYRNGDRYFNGIVYAISADRFRTFDALLADLTRSLSDNVNLPQGVRTIYTLDGCKKIASIEQLVEGESYVCSSIEAYKKLDYTKNVNPNWSVNVKASAASSRGPPSLGSAKAGXSESRETKDFIRPKLVSVVRSGVKPRKTVRILLNKKTAHSYEQVLTDITDAIKLDSGIVKKIYTLEGKLVTCLQDFFGDEDVFVACGPEKYRYQEDLMLDESECRVMKSVAYGKMSATPNRGSPKTAVQTGRSKSPASGKPRRSSLTAEKTDISHVYDLRNRPSC